A part of Gracilimonas sp. genomic DNA contains:
- a CDS encoding exodeoxyribonuclease III — protein MIKISSYNVNGIRAAHRKGFIDWVEESNPDIICIQELRALEKQVPKEVKELGFHEYYHVAEKKGYSGVAIYSKKEPITVKEGLGVDWVDSEGRVIMAEFEDFRVFSIYAPSGTTGDIRQDMKMDFLDNFIRFGKKILEDDKPAVFCGDFNICHTEIDIHNPSKQHNTSGFLPEERAWVTDFLEVGYEDVFRQLHPGKKDLYSWWSYRAASKERNKGWRIDYHLATNELAEKAKVAEIEKKWDISDHAPVSITYDL, from the coding sequence TTGATTAAAATCAGTTCGTACAATGTAAACGGAATTCGCGCAGCACACCGAAAGGGTTTTATTGATTGGGTTGAAGAGAGTAATCCCGATATTATTTGCATACAAGAGCTTCGGGCGCTGGAAAAACAAGTCCCAAAAGAAGTTAAAGAGCTTGGGTTTCATGAGTATTATCATGTAGCTGAGAAAAAAGGATACTCCGGAGTCGCTATTTATTCCAAAAAAGAACCCATCACTGTTAAAGAAGGCCTTGGAGTAGATTGGGTAGATAGTGAAGGACGTGTGATTATGGCCGAATTTGAAGATTTTCGCGTGTTTAGTATTTATGCTCCCAGCGGAACAACCGGCGATATCCGACAGGATATGAAGATGGATTTTCTGGACAATTTTATCCGGTTTGGGAAGAAGATTTTAGAAGATGATAAACCGGCTGTTTTTTGTGGGGATTTTAACATCTGTCATACCGAAATTGATATCCACAATCCCAGCAAACAGCACAATACTTCCGGCTTTCTTCCTGAAGAAAGAGCCTGGGTTACTGATTTTTTAGAAGTCGGATATGAGGATGTATTTCGTCAGCTTCATCCGGGTAAAAAAGACTTGTACAGTTGGTGGAGTTACCGGGCAGCGTCGAAAGAAAGAAACAAAGGCTGGAGAATTGATTATCATCTGGCAACCAACGAATTAGCCGAAAAAGCAAAAGTGGCTGAAATAGAAAAAAAGTGGGATATTTCCGATCACGCTCCGGTAAGCATCACATATGATTTGTGA
- a CDS encoding MarR family transcriptional regulator — MGTHYDGTEEEKTTLNAFIKIMRATESMNGRLARHLSEANLTVSQFGTLEALLHLGPLNQRELGQKLLKSGGNITLVIDNLQKNGLVEKKTDPNDRRAVIISLTKKGRSFIEEFFPQHLEKIKEEFSCLNIKEKEQLAGLCKKLGKKPE, encoded by the coding sequence ATGGGAACACATTACGACGGCACAGAAGAAGAAAAAACAACGCTGAACGCATTCATAAAAATAATGCGGGCAACGGAAAGCATGAACGGCCGTCTTGCCCGGCACCTGTCGGAAGCAAATTTAACCGTTAGCCAATTCGGCACGTTAGAAGCGCTACTGCATTTGGGTCCCCTCAACCAAAGAGAGCTTGGTCAAAAGCTACTGAAAAGCGGTGGTAACATTACGCTCGTTATTGATAATCTTCAAAAAAATGGATTGGTCGAAAAGAAGACCGACCCCAATGATCGCCGGGCTGTAATTATTAGTCTTACTAAGAAAGGAAGGTCTTTTATTGAAGAGTTTTTTCCTCAACACTTGGAAAAAATAAAAGAAGAATTCAGCTGTCTGAATATCAAAGAAAAAGAACAGCTTGCCGGCCTTTGCAAAAAACTGGGTAAGAAACCGGAGTAG
- a CDS encoding T9SS type A sorting domain-containing protein — translation MFKKAFLFFSFVSISVFCLAQTDPAPIHFVYGSDTSTPGINVNDKTSLYNNSGFELFASPTGNASLVMQQAYRDQFKDSYGNSLPLTWWMQGGSLYRYATNTNVPLGSTMSIHLMQKYHAEKVKELGDEMTFHYHTWEWSDVNGDGIYYWNQTDDFNKVKEDFMLTLAEHLIEEDMFPVSFRSGWHYMDNAWQSTLNKWIPFSLHNNSPVETNPTVEPIDNLIDWGHATLDFVPFQPSEEDYQVGGGNRGWNTRSRYFLRLTEGEVRQIFEQAKAGTTQVAAIWGHLAEPAFLSNMEQSLALIYEVAEDYPDVPFHFSTAVDAMQDFIGTADTTAPNITVKPYSDFIGDTYKLEVITEEPIFQTTPFVAVKDVYDQYRILSMDQIGNNRWVSKEEISLIKDAKFAVAVTDTVGNLKTEITNILPDDIYIDNSDNGYSSSGSSQTVLFSSVNHIWGQDFEQFSIQPGDSVSASWSATVPEFDAAQTNNQQQVYIRIPDVENPVTNIKAILSIEGMNVSEKQLDNLIPNQWLFVDMISVSEGEEITTKIVAYNDSETPLNFGADVVKYSALVKERQLQLPAGKLNFREVVINEPAEVQIPITNRGNETLTVNDISWNSEFVNFDSDFPFAISAHTTKFLSLTLNSSIPTLVNDTLHIESDDPVNPILSKHYEVEFRDYFRIVDNEDREFYTETGDWNYSSAEAYGQTSRYAFVQGTGDPSATFTTTAEQAGYYNISFIVPKATNSAVRSDYELIVNGETIETYRINQNLGSGNWVTLDMKFLEGGDEVTVLISVPDKDQPSKVLRADAFQIAYIGEELEEVVIDNESDLYSETGEWSTSVTEAYGNSSRYIGYNPDASATFKYPVSQTSTHHLSMIVPETENASNEALYSVYQNGNFRGSAVLNQNEKSSTWRDIGSWSFIEGDTLAIVVKNVESNSSSRVLRADAIKIQYGVPKAVSIEDQSQIPNTFSLSQNYPNPFNPTTQIQYTVPNREVISLKVYNVLGELVSTLKNELHNPGTYKVTLDGSDLASGVYFYRLKADDFMETKSFTLIK, via the coding sequence ATGTTTAAAAAAGCTTTCCTCTTCTTCTCATTTGTTTCCATTTCAGTTTTTTGTTTAGCACAAACTGACCCCGCCCCCATTCACTTTGTTTATGGATCAGATACGTCCACGCCGGGTATAAACGTAAATGATAAAACGAGCCTTTATAATAATTCCGGCTTTGAGTTGTTTGCCTCCCCAACAGGAAATGCCTCACTGGTGATGCAGCAAGCATACAGGGATCAGTTCAAAGACTCATATGGGAATTCCCTGCCGTTAACTTGGTGGATGCAGGGGGGCTCTCTTTACCGATATGCTACAAACACCAATGTGCCTCTTGGAAGTACTATGTCAATCCATCTCATGCAAAAATACCATGCTGAAAAGGTAAAAGAGCTCGGTGATGAAATGACTTTTCACTACCACACCTGGGAGTGGTCGGACGTGAATGGAGACGGAATATATTATTGGAATCAGACTGATGATTTCAACAAGGTTAAAGAGGACTTCATGCTTACATTGGCTGAGCACCTGATTGAAGAGGATATGTTTCCTGTTTCTTTCCGTAGTGGCTGGCATTATATGGATAACGCCTGGCAGTCTACCTTAAACAAATGGATTCCCTTCAGCCTGCACAATAATTCCCCCGTTGAAACAAATCCTACTGTTGAGCCTATCGACAATCTTATCGATTGGGGACATGCAACGCTCGATTTTGTTCCATTTCAACCCAGCGAAGAAGATTACCAGGTTGGAGGAGGAAACAGGGGCTGGAATACACGTTCCCGCTATTTTCTAAGACTTACTGAAGGTGAAGTCAGGCAGATTTTTGAGCAGGCCAAAGCGGGTACTACACAGGTTGCAGCCATATGGGGACACTTAGCTGAACCTGCTTTTCTCAGCAACATGGAACAGAGCCTGGCACTGATTTATGAAGTAGCCGAAGATTATCCGGATGTTCCCTTTCATTTCTCAACCGCCGTTGATGCTATGCAGGATTTTATTGGGACTGCAGATACTACTGCGCCAAATATTACCGTAAAGCCATACTCCGACTTTATTGGTGATACATATAAATTGGAAGTAATAACTGAAGAGCCCATTTTTCAGACTACTCCCTTCGTCGCTGTTAAAGATGTATATGATCAGTACAGAATTCTGTCTATGGATCAGATTGGAAATAATAGATGGGTATCTAAAGAAGAAATAAGTCTTATCAAGGATGCCAAATTTGCTGTAGCTGTGACCGATACTGTAGGAAATTTGAAGACCGAAATTACAAATATTCTTCCTGATGATATATACATAGATAATTCAGACAATGGTTACTCTTCTTCAGGATCATCCCAAACCGTGCTATTTTCATCAGTGAACCATATCTGGGGGCAGGACTTTGAGCAGTTTTCAATTCAACCCGGAGATTCTGTTTCAGCTTCATGGTCTGCTACCGTTCCCGAGTTTGATGCCGCCCAAACAAATAATCAGCAACAAGTTTATATTCGCATTCCTGATGTTGAAAACCCGGTAACAAATATAAAAGCAATTCTTTCAATTGAAGGAATGAACGTCTCAGAAAAGCAACTTGATAACCTCATCCCTAATCAGTGGTTGTTTGTAGATATGATTTCTGTTTCGGAAGGTGAAGAAATTACGACCAAAATTGTTGCTTATAATGATTCAGAAACCCCACTTAACTTTGGAGCTGATGTCGTAAAATACAGCGCATTAGTTAAAGAACGACAATTACAGCTCCCAGCCGGTAAACTCAATTTTCGGGAAGTGGTTATAAATGAACCTGCTGAAGTACAAATTCCTATCACCAATCGTGGCAACGAAACACTGACTGTCAATGATATTTCATGGAATTCAGAATTTGTGAATTTTGATTCTGATTTCCCCTTTGCCATCTCTGCTCACACTACAAAATTTTTATCCCTTACACTAAATTCTTCTATTCCGACACTGGTAAATGATACTTTGCATATAGAAAGTGATGACCCTGTTAACCCGATTTTATCCAAACACTACGAAGTGGAATTCCGTGATTATTTCCGAATTGTGGACAATGAAGATCGTGAATTTTACACTGAGACCGGTGATTGGAATTACAGTTCTGCTGAAGCCTATGGCCAAACAAGTCGATATGCATTTGTTCAGGGAACCGGAGACCCATCCGCAACTTTCACTACAACTGCAGAACAGGCTGGTTATTACAACATCTCTTTTATTGTTCCCAAAGCAACAAACAGTGCTGTCCGGTCTGACTATGAACTGATAGTTAATGGAGAAACCATCGAAACCTATCGCATTAATCAAAACTTAGGAAGCGGCAACTGGGTTACTTTGGATATGAAATTTCTTGAAGGTGGAGATGAAGTCACCGTTCTCATTTCCGTTCCGGATAAAGACCAACCCAGTAAGGTGTTAAGAGCAGATGCTTTTCAGATAGCTTATATCGGTGAAGAGCTTGAGGAAGTAGTTATCGACAATGAGTCTGATCTGTATAGTGAAACCGGAGAGTGGTCAACCAGTGTTACGGAGGCCTACGGAAATAGCAGTCGTTACATTGGCTATAATCCGGATGCATCAGCAACTTTTAAATATCCTGTTTCTCAGACAAGCACGCATCATTTGTCTATGATTGTACCTGAAACTGAAAATGCATCAAACGAAGCCCTATATTCTGTTTATCAAAATGGTAATTTTCGTGGTTCTGCGGTTTTAAATCAGAATGAAAAAAGCAGTACCTGGAGGGATATTGGAAGCTGGTCATTTATTGAAGGAGATACCTTGGCTATTGTCGTTAAAAATGTGGAATCCAACAGCTCGAGCCGGGTGCTTCGTGCTGATGCTATAAAAATTCAGTACGGCGTTCCTAAAGCTGTTTCCATTGAGGATCAATCTCAAATTCCTAACACCTTTTCTCTTTCTCAAAACTATCCAAATCCTTTCAACCCTACTACACAGATTCAGTACACTGTTCCTAATCGAGAAGTTATTTCTCTAAAGGTTTATAACGTGTTAGGTGAGCTGGTTTCCACTTTAAAGAATGAGCTTCATAATCCCGGCACTTATAAGGTCACTTTAGATGGCTCTGATTTGGCAAGCGGCGTATATTTTTACCGGTTGAAAGCAGATGATTTTATGGAAACAAAATCATTTACCTTAATTAAATAG
- the uvrB gene encoding excinuclease ABC subunit UvrB: MAQFKLHSPYEPAGDQPNAIAELTEGINAGDKFQTLLGITGSGKTRTVANVIENVEKPTLVMSHNKTLAAQLYRELSDFFPENRVEFFISYYDYYQPEAYISTQDKYIEKDLSINEEIQRLRLRATSSLLSGRRDVIIVSSVSCIFGIGSPSEYEKLILTLKKGQEIPRNTILYDLVDLHYNRNDLDFKRGTFRVRGDVIDVYPAYSDEGLRITQWGDEIESLQLFDVNDGTVHDSVEEFRVYPASHYVTSKSRLEQSIEQIREELEWRRQVLIDEEKFLEAKRIEQRTLFDIEMIQEIGYCSGIENYSRYLSARKPGERPYCLLDYFPDDFLVVVDESHQTVPQISAMYGGDRSRKVELVEHGFRLPSALDNRPLTFDEWEGLINQAIFVSATPSDYELEKSGGVYTEQIIRPTGLMEPEIEIRPLGNQVDDLLAEIQEKVKKKERVLVITLTKRLSEELSEYLKNLGINAAYMHSELNALERIEVLYKFRRGDFDVLVGINLLREGIDIPELSLVAIMDADKEGFLRSETSLFQIVGRAARNVGGKAILYADKMTNSIQKVVDETKRRRKLQEEYNEKHGITPETIKKELKPLVDPALISNNSFDFAQKDEEADEQALEVIKVAEDGIQYKASPAMKEVTFENKDKLLEHLRETMVHAAKNMEFEEAARIRDQIAQLEQEL; the protein is encoded by the coding sequence ATGGCTCAATTTAAACTTCACTCTCCTTATGAACCCGCGGGCGATCAGCCCAATGCCATTGCCGAACTCACGGAAGGCATTAATGCGGGCGACAAATTCCAGACGTTACTTGGAATTACCGGTTCTGGGAAAACCCGCACAGTTGCTAACGTGATTGAGAATGTGGAGAAGCCAACATTGGTGATGAGCCACAACAAAACTTTGGCAGCACAGCTTTATCGCGAGCTTAGTGACTTCTTTCCGGAAAACCGCGTAGAGTTTTTTATCTCTTATTACGATTACTACCAGCCGGAAGCCTATATCTCAACTCAGGATAAATACATTGAGAAAGATTTATCTATTAATGAGGAAATCCAGCGGTTGAGACTCCGCGCTACGAGTTCATTACTATCAGGGCGGCGCGATGTAATTATTGTTTCCTCTGTGAGCTGTATTTTTGGAATCGGCTCTCCTTCAGAATATGAAAAGCTAATCCTTACTCTAAAGAAAGGGCAGGAAATACCCCGGAATACTATTCTTTATGATTTAGTGGATCTGCACTACAATCGGAACGATTTGGATTTCAAAAGAGGCACATTCCGCGTTCGGGGTGATGTAATTGATGTATATCCGGCTTATTCCGATGAGGGTCTGCGTATCACACAGTGGGGAGATGAAATTGAATCCCTTCAGCTTTTTGATGTCAATGACGGCACCGTCCACGATTCTGTTGAAGAGTTTCGCGTGTACCCTGCTTCACACTATGTCACATCAAAGTCTCGGTTAGAACAGTCTATAGAACAAATTCGGGAGGAACTGGAATGGAGGCGCCAGGTCTTGATTGATGAAGAAAAGTTTCTTGAGGCCAAGCGTATTGAACAGCGCACTTTATTTGATATAGAGATGATTCAGGAGATTGGATACTGTTCCGGAATTGAAAACTATTCCCGTTATTTAAGTGCAAGAAAACCCGGTGAACGTCCCTATTGTTTGCTCGATTATTTCCCGGATGATTTCCTGGTGGTGGTTGATGAAAGTCACCAAACTGTTCCACAGATTTCAGCAATGTACGGTGGAGACCGCTCCCGAAAAGTAGAGCTGGTGGAACATGGGTTCCGTCTCCCATCCGCTTTAGACAACCGTCCTCTTACCTTTGATGAATGGGAAGGTTTAATCAACCAGGCTATTTTCGTAAGCGCCACTCCAAGTGATTATGAACTTGAAAAATCCGGCGGTGTTTACACGGAACAAATTATCCGTCCAACCGGCCTTATGGAACCTGAAATTGAAATTCGGCCATTGGGGAATCAGGTTGATGACTTGCTCGCTGAAATTCAGGAGAAAGTTAAGAAGAAAGAGCGTGTTCTGGTTATTACTCTAACCAAGAGGTTAAGTGAAGAGTTAAGTGAATATCTCAAGAACCTTGGGATAAATGCAGCTTATATGCACAGTGAGTTAAATGCTCTTGAAAGAATCGAAGTTTTATATAAATTCCGCCGCGGAGACTTTGATGTACTTGTTGGTATTAACCTGCTTCGGGAGGGAATTGATATTCCCGAACTTAGTTTAGTGGCCATCATGGACGCAGATAAAGAAGGTTTTCTTCGTTCAGAAACCTCTTTGTTTCAGATTGTTGGGCGAGCTGCACGTAATGTTGGCGGAAAAGCTATTTTATATGCAGATAAGATGACCAACAGCATTCAGAAAGTGGTTGATGAAACCAAAAGGCGACGCAAGCTACAGGAAGAATATAATGAGAAGCATGGTATTACACCGGAAACCATCAAGAAGGAATTGAAGCCATTGGTTGATCCAGCATTGATTTCCAATAATAGTTTTGACTTTGCTCAGAAAGATGAGGAAGCCGACGAACAGGCCCTGGAAGTTATTAAAGTTGCTGAGGATGGCATTCAGTATAAAGCCAGTCCTGCAATGAAAGAAGTAACCTTCGAAAATAAGGACAAGCTCCTAGAACATTTGCGGGAAACCATGGTTCATGCTGCTAAGAATATGGAATTCGAGGAGGCCGCTCGTATTCGGGATCAAATTGCACAATTAGAACAAGAATTATAG
- the tyrA gene encoding bifunctional chorismate mutase/prephenate dehydrogenase: MSHRHKDLESPRKRIDEIDEQILDLLSERGEIVRDVIKRKVKNQLPVFVPAREEEKSRAFKELARKKGIDQEWAEDFLRMIMTASRATQSQETFPIATEEPKHILFIGGEGGMGKLYKRIADQTGHRTYSIDKKNWHELEEMSQKLDMVIVTVPINVTESVIERLSGRLKKETILADFTSNKSNPIQAMLEAHEGPVVGLHPMHGPDVQNLSKQLMVFCDARDGEKAKWFKDQCELWGMRVIQADPEKHDHVMHLVQGLRHFVALLHGSFMEEYDLKPADMLDYSSPIYRAELMMTGRIFAQDAELYADIVFANKERRDLLLKFFDHHKKLVKMVENNDRAGFIKEFEGVTDFFGKFATQALTESGYLINRLADRFA; this comes from the coding sequence ATGTCACATAGACATAAAGATTTAGAATCGCCCCGAAAGCGAATTGACGAAATTGACGAACAGATCCTGGACCTATTATCCGAGCGAGGTGAAATAGTACGTGACGTCATCAAACGAAAAGTAAAAAACCAGCTTCCGGTTTTTGTACCTGCCAGAGAAGAAGAAAAGTCCAGGGCATTCAAAGAACTGGCCAGAAAAAAGGGTATAGACCAGGAGTGGGCAGAAGATTTTCTGAGGATGATTATGACGGCTTCCAGAGCTACACAGTCCCAGGAAACATTTCCTATCGCTACAGAAGAACCCAAACATATTCTTTTTATAGGCGGTGAAGGGGGGATGGGAAAACTGTACAAACGTATTGCTGATCAAACAGGTCACCGAACCTATTCCATAGACAAGAAAAACTGGCATGAACTTGAGGAAATGTCACAAAAGCTGGATATGGTCATCGTTACTGTACCTATTAATGTAACCGAAAGTGTAATTGAACGATTAAGTGGCCGGCTTAAAAAGGAAACGATACTGGCCGATTTCACCAGTAATAAATCAAACCCTATACAGGCAATGCTGGAAGCCCATGAGGGGCCGGTGGTAGGACTTCACCCAATGCATGGGCCCGATGTTCAAAACCTGTCGAAGCAGCTGATGGTTTTTTGTGATGCCCGGGATGGAGAAAAGGCAAAATGGTTTAAAGATCAGTGCGAACTTTGGGGAATGCGGGTTATACAGGCAGACCCTGAAAAACATGATCACGTGATGCATCTGGTTCAGGGGCTTCGTCACTTTGTAGCGTTACTTCATGGTTCGTTTATGGAAGAATACGACCTGAAACCAGCCGATATGCTCGATTATTCATCCCCAATTTACAGGGCAGAGTTAATGATGACGGGTCGAATTTTTGCACAGGATGCAGAGCTGTATGCTGACATCGTGTTTGCCAACAAAGAGCGCCGGGATTTGCTGCTTAAGTTTTTTGACCATCACAAGAAACTCGTGAAGATGGTAGAGAACAATGATCGGGCAGGATTTATTAAAGAGTTTGAAGGGGTTACGGACTTTTTTGGAAAGTTTGCGACTCAGGCACTTACAGAAAGCGGATACCTGATTAATCGACTTGCAGACCGGTTTGCCTGA
- a CDS encoding zinc-dependent metalloprotease, giving the protein MKVKTILLLFAAFYLTAAGAKAQESFVLNEPTSLHQKVTADQEKFFFSLNEDVLENPDFTKGARFIFETSNGAREFIINRKTEYFPGYTSVIASREGQKENLFSFTYYNGRLSGIYHESHNQTMLLGYDEKTKLNYLSASKDAETVGLVCGVHNGDRSLLTPPRKFAASKLSRQKATKKAGKSLLYGSEDDSVTIDIMLVYTDAAETWALTSPQGDINGVMAQALNLSQTALNNSNAKINLRLVHTYKTSYDEENDGVDSNDRLRRFTQNPDNPQFEAEYDGYMEEIHDLRDQHGADIVSLIVRISDTGGLGWRLGSSGGEEAYAFNLNRVQQVAGGYTLIHEIGHNMGNAHSRTQDESAAKDAGGLYHYSVGYQDSTNDFYTIMAYNNTKGGQVLNSAPVFSSPGLTFQGHSAGTNNFQTPEDNARSMKEIKWSIASYRPSVVDAPVASVSANEIEVEMNREDEFTASFDISNSGNSGLMWSADFDFISKTVEKPVQEQKEGVKPILLKNPIQSPANFSGTMNRQKAHLAESVLYNTSFESNEGFSNGSYSGRSEWRALSDTEFMISGVAPNTGSQHLRLAYDGSGSTQFIASPFFGYQLFGEYEVTINFLISDINETYDFYIFDGKTGGYSAGVIIDSGSIFTFDIGEQGNLIFPYSGQDITANSYQELRIVYNTANETIDYYYNGGLIAQNDYLNGFTPGVIQVLHRNQVSGAYMDVDDIEVKQLDAPYEWLSVPSMSGVVFEGTSGQVELTFNTEGISTGTYETLLKITTNDPNNPEYQIPITLTVNDVVSNETEQIPHKITLNQNYPNPFNPSTTIRFNLSEAQEVRLEVFNMQGQKVATLLNQKKNQGEHKVLFDASSLSSGIYVYRLITASQMLTRKMVLIK; this is encoded by the coding sequence ATGAAGGTTAAAACCATATTATTGTTGTTTGCGGCTTTTTATTTAACAGCTGCGGGCGCAAAAGCTCAAGAGAGTTTTGTCTTAAATGAACCGACTTCCTTACATCAAAAAGTAACGGCTGATCAAGAAAAGTTTTTCTTTTCATTAAATGAAGATGTGCTGGAAAACCCTGATTTCACAAAAGGAGCACGTTTTATATTCGAGACAAGTAATGGGGCACGGGAGTTTATTATAAACAGGAAAACAGAATACTTTCCCGGTTATACTTCTGTAATTGCATCGAGAGAGGGGCAGAAAGAGAATTTATTTTCCTTTACTTATTATAATGGGAGGTTGAGCGGTATTTATCATGAATCTCATAACCAAACGATGTTGTTGGGTTATGATGAGAAGACCAAGCTCAACTATCTGTCAGCTTCAAAAGACGCTGAAACGGTGGGGCTGGTTTGTGGCGTTCACAATGGAGATCGATCTTTGTTAACCCCACCCAGAAAGTTTGCTGCTTCAAAATTAAGCCGCCAAAAAGCCACCAAAAAAGCCGGAAAATCTCTTTTATATGGCTCTGAAGACGATAGTGTTACCATAGATATAATGTTGGTGTATACAGATGCTGCTGAAACCTGGGCTTTAACTTCTCCCCAAGGTGATATAAACGGTGTGATGGCACAAGCTCTCAATCTTTCACAAACAGCCCTGAACAATAGCAACGCAAAAATCAACCTGAGGTTGGTACATACTTATAAAACCAGTTATGACGAAGAAAATGATGGTGTAGATTCTAATGATCGATTAAGGCGGTTTACTCAAAACCCTGATAACCCCCAGTTTGAAGCTGAATATGATGGTTATATGGAAGAGATTCATGACCTAAGAGATCAACACGGTGCGGATATTGTTTCTCTGATAGTTAGAATAAGCGATACGGGAGGCTTGGGCTGGAGGCTGGGGAGCTCCGGCGGTGAAGAAGCGTATGCATTTAATTTGAACCGTGTACAGCAGGTGGCCGGCGGATATACATTAATTCATGAAATAGGGCATAATATGGGAAATGCTCACTCGCGCACGCAAGATGAATCAGCAGCAAAGGATGCAGGAGGGTTATATCATTACTCTGTTGGTTATCAGGATTCTACAAATGACTTCTATACCATTATGGCCTACAACAATACTAAAGGAGGACAGGTCCTGAATAGTGCACCTGTTTTTTCAAGCCCGGGTTTAACCTTTCAGGGTCATTCGGCGGGAACAAATAATTTTCAAACACCAGAAGACAATGCGCGGAGTATGAAGGAAATAAAATGGAGCATCGCATCGTATCGCCCGTCAGTAGTTGATGCCCCTGTTGCCTCTGTATCTGCGAATGAAATAGAAGTAGAAATGAACCGTGAAGATGAATTTACGGCGAGTTTTGATATTTCTAATTCCGGGAATAGTGGATTGATGTGGAGTGCAGACTTTGACTTTATTTCTAAAACAGTAGAAAAACCGGTTCAAGAGCAAAAGGAAGGAGTAAAGCCCATTTTACTCAAGAATCCAATACAAAGCCCGGCAAACTTTTCGGGGACCATGAACCGCCAGAAAGCACATTTGGCTGAGTCTGTTTTATATAACACATCTTTTGAGAGTAATGAAGGCTTTTCAAACGGCTCATATTCAGGACGGTCTGAATGGCGGGCGCTTTCAGATACGGAGTTCATGATTTCTGGTGTAGCACCAAACACTGGAAGCCAGCACCTTAGATTGGCGTACGATGGAAGCGGAAGCACTCAATTTATAGCCTCGCCATTTTTTGGGTATCAGCTTTTTGGTGAATACGAAGTAACTATCAATTTTTTGATATCGGACATCAACGAGACATACGATTTTTATATTTTTGACGGGAAAACGGGGGGGTATTCCGCGGGTGTAATAATAGACTCAGGTTCAATTTTTACGTTCGACATTGGCGAACAGGGAAATCTTATTTTTCCTTATTCCGGTCAAGACATAACTGCCAACTCTTATCAGGAATTAAGGATTGTGTATAATACAGCCAATGAAACCATAGATTACTATTACAATGGCGGACTTATTGCACAAAATGATTATCTGAATGGTTTTACTCCCGGGGTAATTCAGGTTTTACATAGAAACCAGGTCTCTGGAGCGTACATGGATGTGGACGATATTGAAGTTAAACAGCTGGATGCGCCTTATGAATGGCTTTCAGTTCCGTCTATGAGCGGGGTTGTATTTGAAGGAACATCCGGGCAGGTTGAATTGACATTTAATACCGAGGGAATTTCAACCGGCACGTATGAAACTCTTCTAAAGATAACTACAAACGACCCAAACAACCCTGAATATCAAATACCGATAACGTTAACGGTAAACGATGTTGTTTCTAATGAAACTGAGCAGATCCCACATAAAATTACGCTGAATCAGAATTATCCCAATCCATTTAATCCCTCAACCACTATCAGGTTTAATCTGTCAGAAGCTCAGGAGGTGAGGCTGGAAGTATTTAACATGCAGGGCCAGAAAGTCGCTACACTTTTAAATCAGAAAAAAAATCAGGGCGAACATAAAGTTTTATTCGATGCGAGCAGTTTATCAAGTGGGATTTATGTGTACCGGCTAATAACGGCCTCACAGATGCTAACCCGCAAAATGGTTTTAATAAAATAA